One segment of Marinobacter sediminum DNA contains the following:
- a CDS encoding flagella synthesis protein FlgN, with translation MAAIDDLKDLLSQDVRQLKELANVLQNEKTLLSTSDIRALDSLTAEKNQLLSEIRERAKQKIRTLVAMGYQPDSGEPSRFIHSAGLTELYDLWKEADTQMSECQILNQNNGRVMSHLQKRLARLTDIFRGANATQKLYGAKGEHTSVSSRTVLASA, from the coding sequence ATGGCTGCAATCGATGATCTGAAAGACCTCCTCTCTCAGGACGTCCGCCAATTGAAAGAACTGGCGAACGTCCTGCAGAACGAAAAGACCTTACTTTCGACGTCAGATATTCGCGCTCTTGATTCCCTGACAGCCGAAAAAAACCAACTCCTCAGTGAAATCCGAGAACGGGCCAAACAGAAAATCCGCACACTCGTCGCCATGGGCTACCAGCCAGACAGCGGCGAACCTTCCCGTTTCATCCATAGTGCGGGTCTGACTGAGCTTTACGATCTTTGGAAGGAGGCCGATACGCAAATGTCGGAGTGCCAGATCCTCAACCAGAACAACGGTCGGGTGATGAGCCACCTCCAAAAGAGGCTCGCTCGCCTGACAGATATTTTCCGGGGTGCCAATGCAACTCAAAAGCTTTATGGTGCAAAAGGCGAGCACACCTCAGTATCAAGCCGAACCGTTCTTGCGAGCGCCTGA
- a CDS encoding chemotaxis protein CheV has translation MAGVLDSVNQRTQLVGQNRLELLLFRLRGRQMYGINVFKVKEVLQCPKLSSIPNSRAVVRGVAHIRGETIPIIDLSMSIGLPGIPQEELATSFVIITEYNRKTQGFLVTGVERIMNMNWEDILPPPKGAGKDVYLTAVTKIDDKLIEIIDVEKILSEVSPLREDVTEAVLSKSAERVAGHLPVLVVDDSSVARRQIERCLTAIGMAVVTKSDGKQAYQYLKEITEDGSNARDHLALVISDVEMPEMDGYTLVTRCKADPALSDLFVMLHTSLSGVFNKAMVQKVGADDFMAKFSPDELAERVMEIIDQG, from the coding sequence ATGGCGGGGGTTTTAGACAGTGTAAACCAGCGTACCCAGCTGGTTGGGCAGAATCGCCTTGAACTGCTTCTGTTCCGTTTGCGCGGGCGGCAGATGTACGGCATTAACGTGTTCAAGGTAAAGGAAGTTCTGCAATGTCCGAAGTTATCTTCAATTCCCAATAGCCGGGCAGTAGTGCGTGGCGTGGCTCACATCCGTGGTGAGACGATTCCGATCATTGACCTCAGTATGTCAATTGGCCTTCCGGGCATTCCACAAGAGGAGTTGGCGACCAGTTTTGTCATCATCACGGAATACAATCGCAAAACTCAGGGCTTCCTGGTGACCGGTGTTGAGCGGATCATGAACATGAACTGGGAGGATATTCTTCCGCCTCCAAAAGGGGCAGGCAAAGATGTCTATCTTACGGCCGTCACCAAGATTGATGATAAGCTTATAGAAATCATTGACGTAGAGAAGATTCTTTCAGAAGTATCGCCTCTGAGGGAAGATGTCACTGAGGCAGTGCTTAGCAAGAGCGCAGAGAGGGTGGCGGGTCACCTGCCGGTACTCGTTGTTGATGACTCTTCGGTCGCTCGCCGTCAGATTGAGCGCTGCCTGACAGCCATCGGTATGGCAGTTGTTACCAAAAGCGATGGCAAACAGGCGTATCAGTACCTTAAAGAGATCACCGAGGATGGCTCGAATGCGCGGGATCATCTGGCCCTGGTTATTTCCGATGTGGAAATGCCCGAGATGGACGGCTACACGCTGGTTACGCGATGCAAGGCTGATCCCGCACTCAGTGATCTATTTGTTATGCTTCACACCTCATTGAGCGGTGTCTTCAACAAAGCCATGGTTCAGAAAGTGGGCGCGGACGACTTTATGGCCAAGTTCAGCCCCGACGAACTGGCAGAGCGGGTGATGGAAATCATTGATCAGGGATGA
- the flgM gene encoding flagellar biosynthesis anti-sigma factor FlgM — MSVDFNGIGAGQVNTQRTTADKSSGAQDAQQASNQQAKTQAQGAREENVSLSSQAKNLKQLEQKLGDYPEMDDDRIAEIRSALENGTYKVDAEKLAQKMLELDGSIFG, encoded by the coding sequence ATGTCAGTTGACTTTAATGGAATCGGCGCAGGCCAGGTCAACACCCAGAGAACCACGGCCGACAAATCATCCGGTGCGCAGGATGCCCAGCAGGCTAGCAACCAGCAGGCGAAAACACAGGCTCAGGGTGCCCGGGAGGAAAACGTAAGTCTGAGCAGCCAGGCCAAGAACCTGAAACAGCTTGAACAGAAGCTCGGCGACTATCCCGAGATGGATGATGATCGTATCGCCGAAATTCGTTCAGCACTGGAAAATGGAACGTACAAAGTTGACGCAGAAAAACTGGCCCAGAAAATGCTTGAGTTGGATGGAAGCATTTTCGGGTGA
- the flgA gene encoding flagellar basal body P-ring formation chaperone FlgA: MRITIYAFALLMSGLSAHAGAETTASQIRGAAVQFLEAFANEQAEHGYTVSFEAGSIDSRLSLAQCSNPLSVEFTGDPWKSTHPSLQVACESDRPWRLFVTASVSIEGPALVAARPLARGERVTVGMVTTKTMTINASRRGVMRKASDVAGMEIRRPVNSGSLITPDLLAAPDAVERGDHVMITAKSGSFAVSTRGKALANASVGEQVLVRNLASSRTIKANVVAPGRVEIPM, encoded by the coding sequence ATGCGCATCACCATTTACGCCTTCGCACTGCTAATGTCTGGCCTCAGCGCCCATGCTGGAGCAGAGACGACAGCGAGCCAAATCCGTGGGGCGGCAGTTCAGTTCCTCGAGGCTTTTGCAAACGAACAAGCCGAGCACGGTTACACCGTCTCCTTTGAAGCAGGAAGCATCGACAGCAGGCTTTCGCTAGCCCAGTGCAGCAACCCTCTTTCTGTTGAGTTCACAGGTGATCCATGGAAAAGCACCCACCCTTCCCTGCAGGTTGCCTGTGAGAGTGACCGCCCATGGCGCCTGTTTGTCACCGCTTCGGTTTCGATAGAAGGACCGGCCCTTGTCGCTGCACGTCCGCTGGCTCGGGGGGAACGGGTGACCGTAGGAATGGTGACAACCAAAACCATGACGATTAACGCCAGCCGCCGGGGAGTAATGCGCAAAGCATCAGACGTGGCGGGCATGGAAATTCGCCGACCGGTTAACTCGGGCTCACTGATCACACCCGATCTGCTGGCTGCCCCGGACGCAGTCGAACGTGGCGACCATGTTATGATCACCGCCAAAAGTGGTTCGTTTGCAGTTAGTACGCGAGGCAAAGCCTTGGCAAATGCTTCTGTAGGTGAACAGGTTCTGGTCAGAAACCTTGCTTCCTCCAGAACGATCAAGGCAAATGTTGTTGCGCCGGGCCGCGTGGAAATTCCGATGTGA
- a CDS encoding peptidylprolyl isomerase produces the protein MALTVLLTPTEALSESGTSASDADLPKVRVVTSEGAFELQLRPDVAPETVSNFLEYVRSDFYDGTVFHRVIPGFMIQGGGFSPELSRKSTRAAIANEASQTLPNLRGTISMARTSAPDSATSQFFINLVDNGFLNKGVRGAGYAVFGKVTGGMGVVDSIANSKTGYSGGMADVPVEPIMIQSVSILETTE, from the coding sequence CTGGCGCTCACTGTTCTTTTGACGCCCACAGAGGCTCTGTCAGAGTCCGGAACCAGTGCATCCGATGCTGACCTCCCCAAGGTAAGAGTTGTAACCAGTGAGGGAGCATTCGAGCTGCAACTGCGGCCGGATGTGGCACCTGAAACCGTCAGTAACTTTCTGGAGTACGTCCGCTCAGACTTTTACGACGGCACCGTATTTCACCGTGTCATCCCCGGATTCATGATCCAGGGAGGCGGGTTCAGCCCCGAACTTTCACGTAAATCAACCCGCGCGGCCATAGCCAATGAGGCCAGCCAGACTCTTCCCAACCTCCGCGGTACCATCTCGATGGCACGTACCAGCGCGCCGGACTCCGCCACATCCCAGTTTTTTATCAATCTCGTGGATAACGGATTCCTGAACAAAGGTGTTCGGGGCGCCGGTTATGCCGTGTTTGGCAAGGTGACAGGCGGTATGGGTGTGGTTGATTCCATTGCCAACTCGAAAACCGGGTACTCCGGCGGTATGGCCGATGTCCCGGTGGAGCCCATCATGATTCAGAGCGTCTCCATTCTGGAAACCACCGAATAA